In Ovis canadensis isolate MfBH-ARS-UI-01 breed Bighorn chromosome 3, ARS-UI_OviCan_v2, whole genome shotgun sequence, one DNA window encodes the following:
- the MAN1B1 gene encoding endoplasmic reticulum mannosyl-oligosaccharide 1,2-alpha-mannosidase, with product MYPPPAPARRDFISVTLSPGRSYDGGRGLRRRSCWRKWKQLSRLQRTVVLFLLVVLMLFGLLSYVHVADEWAAVDSRSAAAWQMRPANPPVLPAPQKAAETPEAVAGLSPQKPQRHFRRGPPNLQIRAPEGDSQERRQDQAQRRAEVVGEAGWGAEAQRDGLSWRGVGTKPQQGTEPPGKKAEFPPRPSPKAARIQPNPASQNARQKAVVDAFLHAWAGYRKFAWGHDELKPLTRSFSEWFGLGLTLIDALDTMWILGLKKEFQEARNWVSKRLLFQKDVDVNLFESTIRILGGLLSAFHLSGDVLFLKKAEDFGNRLMPAFRTPSKIPYSDVNIGTGVAHPPRWTSDSTVAEVTSIQLEFRELSRLTGDKKFQEAAEEVTRRVHGLHGKLDGLVPMFINTNSGSFTHLGVFTLGARADSYYEYLLKQWIQGGKKERQLLEDYLEAVDGIRKHLLARSEPRKLTFVGELNHGRFSAKMDHLVCFLPGTLALGAHHGLPAEHMELAQALMDTCYQMYRQMETGLSPEIAHFNLHRTKAVKDVQVKAADRHNLLRPETVESLFYLHRLTGDRKYQDWGWEILRSFNTYTRVPSGGYSSISNVQDPRHPQPRDKMESFFLGETLKYLYLLFSDDPDLLSLDTYVFNTEAHPLPIWAPS from the exons ATGTACCCGCCGCCGGCGCCGGCGCGTCGGGACTTCATCTCGGTGACGCTGAGCCCCGGCCGGAGCTACGATGGCGGCCGGGGCCTGAGGCGTCGCTCCTGCTGGCGG AAATGGAAGCAGCTGTCAAGGTTACAGCGGACGGTGGTCCTCTTCCTGCTGGTGGTCCTGATGCTCTTCGGCCTCTTGTCCTATGTCCACGTGGCTGACGAGTGGGCAG CTGTGGACAGCAGGTCGGCGGCAGCATGGCAGATGAGACCAGCAAATCCTCCCGTCTTGCCAGCTCCTCAGAAAGCAGCTGAGACCCCAGAGGCCGTGGCGGGGCTGTCGCCTCAG AAGCCCCAAAGGCATTTCCGACGAGGACCCCCCAACCTGCAGATTAGAGCGCCCGAAGGAGACTCCCAGGAGAGGAGGCAGGACCAGGCCCAGAGGAGGGCAGAGGTGGTGGGAGAGGCTGGCTGGGGAGCAGAGGCGCAGAGAGACGGCCTCAG CTGGAGGGGAGTAGGGACCAAGCCACAGCAGGGCACTGAACCTCCTGGCAAGAAGGCAGAGTTCCCCCCGAGGCCTTCCCCAAAGGCAGCGAGGATTCAGCCTAATCCAG cctcccagaACGCGCGCCAGAAGGCTGTGGTAGACGCCTTCCTCCACGCATGGGCTGGATACCGCAAGTTCGCCTGGGGCCACGACGAGCTGAAGCCCCTGACCAGGTCCTTCAGCGAGTGGTTCGGCCTCGGCCTCACGCTGATCGACGCCCTGGACACCATGTGGATTCTGGGGCTAAAGAAAG AATTTCAAGAAGCCAGGAATTGGGTGTCCAAGAGGTTATTGTTTCAGAAAGATGTGGATGTCAACCTGTTTGAGAGCACCATCCGGATCCTGGGGGGGCTTCTGAGCGCCTTCCACCTGTCTGGGGACGTCCTCTTCCTGAAGAAGGCT GAGGATTTTGGAAATCGGTTGATGCCTGCCTTCCGAACACCCTCTAAGATTCCATACTCCGATGTAAACATTGGCACTGGAGTTGCTCACCCACCCCGATGGACCTCTGATAGCACAGTGGCTGAGGTGACAAGCATTCAGCTGGAGTTCCGAGAACTCTCTCGTCTCACGGGGGATAAGAAGTTTCAG GAGGCCGCAGAGGAGGTGACGAGGCGCGTGCATGGCCTGCACGGGAAGCTGGACGGGCTGGTGCCCATGTTCATCAACACCAACAGCGGCAGCTTCACCCACCTGGGCGTGTTCACCCTGGGCGCCAGGGCCGACAGCTACTACGAGTACCTGCTGAAACAGTGGATCCAGGGCGGGAAGAAGGAGAGGCA GCTGCTGGAAGACTACCTGGAAGCCGTGGACGGGATCAGGAAGCACCTGCTCGCTAGATCCGAGCCCAGGAAGCTGACCTTCGTGGGGGAGCTCAACCACGGCCGCTTCAGCGCCAAGATG GACCACCTGGTGTGCTTCCTGCCGGGGACACTGGCTCTGGGTGCCCACCACGGCCTGCCTGCTGAGCACATGGAGTTGGCCCAGGCACTCATGGACACCTGCTACCAGATGTACCGTCAGATGGAGACGGGGCTGAGCCCCGAGATCGCACACTTCAACCTGCACCGCACGAAGGCCGTGAAGGATGTTCAGGTCAAG GCGGCCGACAGACACAACCTGCTGCGCCCCGAGACCGTGGAGAGCCTGTTCTACCTTCACCGCCTCACGGGCGACCGCAAGTACCAGGACTGGGGCTGGGAGATCCTGCGCAGCTTCAACACCTACACGCGG GTCCCTTCGGGCGGCTATTCTTCCATCAGCAATGTCCAGGACCCccgccacccccagcccagggacAAGATGGAGAGCTTCTTTCTGGGGGAGACGCTCAAATACCTGTATCTGCTCTTCTCCGACGATCCTGACCTGCTGAGCCTGGACACCTACGTGTTCAACACAGAGGCTCACCCCCTGCCCATCTGGGCCCCCTCCTAG
- the UAP1L1 gene encoding UDP-N-acetylhexosamine pyrophosphorylase-like protein 1 isoform X2 gives MASEADLRARLQRASQEHLLRFCAELAPEPRAALLAQLEALEPEALRQHCQRAAAACARPPGPPSDLAARLQPLPPERVGSATEGDPQTRRLWEEEGFHQIALNRVAVLLLAGGQGTRLGVTYPKGMYQVGLPSQKTLYQLQAERIRRVEQLAGERYGTRCTVPWCARLHSLGPRVIPPTPTCVAPALLRTRTGTPAQPQTEPSPHPEGGLPFPSARGTRPFARLAQPCLPCRYIMTSEFTLGPTAKFFKEHDFFHLDPNNVIMFEQRMLPAVSFDGRAILERKDKVAMAPDGNGGLYSALEDHQILEDMERRGVEFVHVYCVDNILVRLADPVFIGFCVLRGADCGAKVVEKAYPEEPVGVVCQVDGVPQVVEYSEISPEVAQLRAPGGGLLYNAGNICNHFFTRDFLRTVTRELEPLLQPHVAVKKVPCVDEHGHPVKPLQPNGIKMEKFVFDVLPFAKNFVAFQVLREEEFSPLKNADSADRDNPSTSRRALLAQHCRWALRAGARFLDAHGTRLLEQPSLPGSTEPPAICEISPLVSYAGEGLEELLRGREFRPPLILDEASAKELRP, from the exons ATGGCCTCGGAGGCGGACTTGCGCGCCCGGCTGCAGCGCGCCAGCCAGGAGCACCTCCTGCGCTTCTGCGCCGAGCTGGCGCCGGAGCCCCGCGCCGCGCTGCTGGCCCAACTCGAGGCCCTGGAGCCCGAGGCGCTGCGCCAGCACTGCCAGCGCGCGGCTGCCGCCTGCGCGCGCCCCCCAGGCCCGCCGTCCGACCTGGCTGCGCGCCTGCAGCCCCTGCCTCCTGAGCGCGTGGGCAGCGCGACGGAGGGTGACCCCCAGACCCGGCGGCTCTGGGAGGAGGAAG GTTTCCATCAGATCGCCCTGAACAGGGTGGCCGTGCTGCTGCTGGCTGGTGGGCAGGGCACCCGCCTGGGGGTGACCTACCCCAAGGGCATGTATCAGGTCGGGCTGCCCAGCCAGAAGACCCTGTACCAGCTGCAGGCAGAACGGATTCGGCGGGTGGAGCAGCTGGCCGGCGAGCGCTACGGGACCCGCTGCACGGTGCCCTGGTGTGCCCGCCTGCATTCCCTCGGCCCCAGAGTGATTCCCCCTACCCCAACCTGTGTAGCCCCAGCCCTGCTCCGCACCAGGACTGGAACCCCAGCACAGCCCCAGACAgagcccagcccccacccagaGGGAGGCCTGCCATTCCCATCTGCCAGGGGGACCAGGCCCTTTGCAAGGCTGGCTCAGCCTTGCCTCCCTTGCAGGTACATCATGACCAGTGAGTTCACGCTGGGGCCCACGGCCAAGTTCTTCAAGGAGCATGACTTTTTCCACTTGGATCCCAACAACGTGATCATGTTTGAACAGCGCATGCTGCCTGCTGTGTCCTTCGATGGCAGGGCCATCCTGGAGAGGAAAGACAAGGTCGCCATGGCACCAG ATGGTAATGGGGGCCTGTACAGCGCGCTGGAGGACCACCAGATCCTAGAGGACATGGAGCGGCGAGGAGTGGAGTTCGTGCACGTGTACTGCGTGGACAACATCCTGGTGCGGCTGGCCGACCCGGTCTTCATAGGCTTCTGCGTGCTGCGGGGCGCCGACTGTGGAGCCAAG GTGGTGGAGAAGGCGTACCCTGAGGAGCCAGTGGGCGTGGTGTGCCAGGTGGACGGCGTCCCCCAGGTGGTGGAGTACAGCGAGATCAGCCCCGAGGTGGCGCAGCTGCGCGCGCCAGGTGGGGGCCTGCTGTACAACGCAGGCAACATCTGCAACCACTTTTTCACCCGAGACTTCCTCCGGACCGTCACCAG GGAGCTCGAGCCCCTGCTGCAGCCGCATGTGGCTGTGAAGAAGGTCCCCTGTGTGGACGAGCACGGACACCCAGTAAAGCCGCTCCAGCCGAACGGGATCAAGATGGAGAAGTTCGTGTTTGACGTGCTCCCGTTTGCCAA gaaCTTCGTGGCCTTCCAAGTGCTGCGGGAGGAGGAGTTCTCCCCACTCAAGAACGCCGACTCAGCCGACAGGGACAACCCCTCCACATCCCGGCGGGCCCTGCTCGCCCAGCACTGCCGGTGGGCCCTGCGGGCAGGCGCCCGCTTCCTGGACGCACACGGGACCCGGCTCCTCGAGCAGCCCAG CCTGCCTGGCAGCACAGAGCCTCCAGCCATCTGCGAGATCTCACCCTTGGTGTCATATGCTGGAGAG GGACTGGAGGAATTGCTGCGAGGCCGAGAATTCCGGCCCCCACTCATCCTGGATGAGGCCTCTGCCAAGGAGCTGCGGCCCTGA
- the UAP1L1 gene encoding UDP-N-acetylhexosamine pyrophosphorylase-like protein 1 isoform X4 has product MASEADLRARLQRASQEHLLRFCAELAPEPRAALLAQLEALEPEALRQHCQRAAAACARPPGPPSDLAARLQPLPPERVGSATEGDPQTRRLWEEEGFHQIALNRVAVLLLAGGQGTRLGVTYPKGMYQVGLPSQKTLYQLQAERIRRVEQLAGERYGTRCTVPWYIMTSEFTLGPTAKFFKEHDFFHLDPNNVIMFEQRMLPAVSFDGRAILERKDKVAMAPDGNGGLYSALEDHQILEDMERRGVEFVHVYCVDNILVRLADPVFIGFCVLRGADCGAKVVEKAYPEEPVGVVCQVDGVPQVVEYSEISPEVAQLRAPGGGLLYNAGNICNHFFTRDFLRTVTRELEPLLQPHVAVKKVPCVDEHGHPVKPLQPNGIKMEKFVFDVLPFAKNFVAFQVLREEEFSPLKNADSADRDNPSTSRRALLAQHCRWALRAGARFLDAHGTRLLEQPSLPGSTEPPAICEISPLVSYAGEGLEELLRGREFRPPLILDEASAKELRP; this is encoded by the exons ATGGCCTCGGAGGCGGACTTGCGCGCCCGGCTGCAGCGCGCCAGCCAGGAGCACCTCCTGCGCTTCTGCGCCGAGCTGGCGCCGGAGCCCCGCGCCGCGCTGCTGGCCCAACTCGAGGCCCTGGAGCCCGAGGCGCTGCGCCAGCACTGCCAGCGCGCGGCTGCCGCCTGCGCGCGCCCCCCAGGCCCGCCGTCCGACCTGGCTGCGCGCCTGCAGCCCCTGCCTCCTGAGCGCGTGGGCAGCGCGACGGAGGGTGACCCCCAGACCCGGCGGCTCTGGGAGGAGGAAG GTTTCCATCAGATCGCCCTGAACAGGGTGGCCGTGCTGCTGCTGGCTGGTGGGCAGGGCACCCGCCTGGGGGTGACCTACCCCAAGGGCATGTATCAGGTCGGGCTGCCCAGCCAGAAGACCCTGTACCAGCTGCAGGCAGAACGGATTCGGCGGGTGGAGCAGCTGGCCGGCGAGCGCTACGGGACCCGCTGCACGGTGCCCTG GTACATCATGACCAGTGAGTTCACGCTGGGGCCCACGGCCAAGTTCTTCAAGGAGCATGACTTTTTCCACTTGGATCCCAACAACGTGATCATGTTTGAACAGCGCATGCTGCCTGCTGTGTCCTTCGATGGCAGGGCCATCCTGGAGAGGAAAGACAAGGTCGCCATGGCACCAG ATGGTAATGGGGGCCTGTACAGCGCGCTGGAGGACCACCAGATCCTAGAGGACATGGAGCGGCGAGGAGTGGAGTTCGTGCACGTGTACTGCGTGGACAACATCCTGGTGCGGCTGGCCGACCCGGTCTTCATAGGCTTCTGCGTGCTGCGGGGCGCCGACTGTGGAGCCAAG GTGGTGGAGAAGGCGTACCCTGAGGAGCCAGTGGGCGTGGTGTGCCAGGTGGACGGCGTCCCCCAGGTGGTGGAGTACAGCGAGATCAGCCCCGAGGTGGCGCAGCTGCGCGCGCCAGGTGGGGGCCTGCTGTACAACGCAGGCAACATCTGCAACCACTTTTTCACCCGAGACTTCCTCCGGACCGTCACCAG GGAGCTCGAGCCCCTGCTGCAGCCGCATGTGGCTGTGAAGAAGGTCCCCTGTGTGGACGAGCACGGACACCCAGTAAAGCCGCTCCAGCCGAACGGGATCAAGATGGAGAAGTTCGTGTTTGACGTGCTCCCGTTTGCCAA gaaCTTCGTGGCCTTCCAAGTGCTGCGGGAGGAGGAGTTCTCCCCACTCAAGAACGCCGACTCAGCCGACAGGGACAACCCCTCCACATCCCGGCGGGCCCTGCTCGCCCAGCACTGCCGGTGGGCCCTGCGGGCAGGCGCCCGCTTCCTGGACGCACACGGGACCCGGCTCCTCGAGCAGCCCAG CCTGCCTGGCAGCACAGAGCCTCCAGCCATCTGCGAGATCTCACCCTTGGTGTCATATGCTGGAGAG GGACTGGAGGAATTGCTGCGAGGCCGAGAATTCCGGCCCCCACTCATCCTGGATGAGGCCTCTGCCAAGGAGCTGCGGCCCTGA
- the UAP1L1 gene encoding UDP-N-acetylhexosamine pyrophosphorylase-like protein 1 isoform X3 yields the protein MASEADLRARLQRASQEHLLRFCAELAPEPRAALLAQLEALEPEALRQHCQRAAAACARPPGPPSDLAARLQPLPPERVGSATEGDPQTRRLWEEEGFHQIALNRVAVLLLAGGQGTRLGVTYPKGMYQVGLPSQKTLYQLQAERIRRVEQLAGERYGTRCTVPWYIMTSEFTLGPTAKFFKEHDFFHLDPNNVIMFEQRMLPAVSFDGRAILERKDKVAMAPDGNGGLYSALEDHQILEDMERRGVEFVHVYCVDNILVRLADPVFIGFCVLRGADCGAKVVEKAYPEEPVGVVCQVDGVPQVVEYSEISPEVAQLRAPGGGLLYNAGNICNHFFTRDFLRTVTRELEPLLQPHVAVKKVPCVDEHGHPVKPLQPNGIKMEKFVFDVLPFANCQGPGHLGQHVGSAAVSPAPQELRGLPSAAGGGVLPTQERRLSRQGQPLHIPAGPARPALPVGPAGRRPLPGRTRDPAPRAAQPAWQHRASSHLRDLTLGVICWRGTGGIAARPRIPAPTHPG from the exons ATGGCCTCGGAGGCGGACTTGCGCGCCCGGCTGCAGCGCGCCAGCCAGGAGCACCTCCTGCGCTTCTGCGCCGAGCTGGCGCCGGAGCCCCGCGCCGCGCTGCTGGCCCAACTCGAGGCCCTGGAGCCCGAGGCGCTGCGCCAGCACTGCCAGCGCGCGGCTGCCGCCTGCGCGCGCCCCCCAGGCCCGCCGTCCGACCTGGCTGCGCGCCTGCAGCCCCTGCCTCCTGAGCGCGTGGGCAGCGCGACGGAGGGTGACCCCCAGACCCGGCGGCTCTGGGAGGAGGAAG GTTTCCATCAGATCGCCCTGAACAGGGTGGCCGTGCTGCTGCTGGCTGGTGGGCAGGGCACCCGCCTGGGGGTGACCTACCCCAAGGGCATGTATCAGGTCGGGCTGCCCAGCCAGAAGACCCTGTACCAGCTGCAGGCAGAACGGATTCGGCGGGTGGAGCAGCTGGCCGGCGAGCGCTACGGGACCCGCTGCACGGTGCCCTG GTACATCATGACCAGTGAGTTCACGCTGGGGCCCACGGCCAAGTTCTTCAAGGAGCATGACTTTTTCCACTTGGATCCCAACAACGTGATCATGTTTGAACAGCGCATGCTGCCTGCTGTGTCCTTCGATGGCAGGGCCATCCTGGAGAGGAAAGACAAGGTCGCCATGGCACCAG ATGGTAATGGGGGCCTGTACAGCGCGCTGGAGGACCACCAGATCCTAGAGGACATGGAGCGGCGAGGAGTGGAGTTCGTGCACGTGTACTGCGTGGACAACATCCTGGTGCGGCTGGCCGACCCGGTCTTCATAGGCTTCTGCGTGCTGCGGGGCGCCGACTGTGGAGCCAAG GTGGTGGAGAAGGCGTACCCTGAGGAGCCAGTGGGCGTGGTGTGCCAGGTGGACGGCGTCCCCCAGGTGGTGGAGTACAGCGAGATCAGCCCCGAGGTGGCGCAGCTGCGCGCGCCAGGTGGGGGCCTGCTGTACAACGCAGGCAACATCTGCAACCACTTTTTCACCCGAGACTTCCTCCGGACCGTCACCAG GGAGCTCGAGCCCCTGCTGCAGCCGCATGTGGCTGTGAAGAAGGTCCCCTGTGTGGACGAGCACGGACACCCAGTAAAGCCGCTCCAGCCGAACGGGATCAAGATGGAGAAGTTCGTGTTTGACGTGCTCCCGTTTGCCAA ctgccagggcccagggcatCTTGGCCAGCACGTCGGGTCTGCAGCtgtctcccccgccccccaggaaCTTCGTGGCCTTCCAAGTGCTGCGGGAGGAGGAGTTCTCCCCACTCAAGAACGCCGACTCAGCCGACAGGGACAACCCCTCCACATCCCGGCGGGCCCTGCTCGCCCAGCACTGCCGGTGGGCCCTGCGGGCAGGCGCCCGCTTCCTGGACGCACACGGGACCCGGCTCCTCGAGCAGCCCAG CCTGCCTGGCAGCACAGAGCCTCCAGCCATCTGCGAGATCTCACCCTTGGTGTCATATGCTGGAGAG GGACTGGAGGAATTGCTGCGAGGCCGAGAATTCCGGCCCCCACTCATCCTGGATGA
- the UAP1L1 gene encoding UDP-N-acetylhexosamine pyrophosphorylase-like protein 1 isoform X1 encodes MASEADLRARLQRASQEHLLRFCAELAPEPRAALLAQLEALEPEALRQHCQRAAAACARPPGPPSDLAARLQPLPPERVGSATEGDPQTRRLWEEEGFHQIALNRVAVLLLAGGQGTRLGVTYPKGMYQVGLPSQKTLYQLQAERIRRVEQLAGERYGTRCTVPWCARLHSLGPRVIPPTPTCVAPALLRTRTGTPAQPQTEPSPHPEGGLPFPSARGTRPFARLAQPCLPCRYIMTSEFTLGPTAKFFKEHDFFHLDPNNVIMFEQRMLPAVSFDGRAILERKDKVAMAPDGNGGLYSALEDHQILEDMERRGVEFVHVYCVDNILVRLADPVFIGFCVLRGADCGAKVVEKAYPEEPVGVVCQVDGVPQVVEYSEISPEVAQLRAPGGGLLYNAGNICNHFFTRDFLRTVTRELEPLLQPHVAVKKVPCVDEHGHPVKPLQPNGIKMEKFVFDVLPFANCQGPGHLGQHVGSAAVSPAPQELRGLPSAAGGGVLPTQERRLSRQGQPLHIPAGPARPALPVGPAGRRPLPGRTRDPAPRAAQPAWQHRASSHLRDLTLGVICWRGTGGIAARPRIPAPTHPG; translated from the exons ATGGCCTCGGAGGCGGACTTGCGCGCCCGGCTGCAGCGCGCCAGCCAGGAGCACCTCCTGCGCTTCTGCGCCGAGCTGGCGCCGGAGCCCCGCGCCGCGCTGCTGGCCCAACTCGAGGCCCTGGAGCCCGAGGCGCTGCGCCAGCACTGCCAGCGCGCGGCTGCCGCCTGCGCGCGCCCCCCAGGCCCGCCGTCCGACCTGGCTGCGCGCCTGCAGCCCCTGCCTCCTGAGCGCGTGGGCAGCGCGACGGAGGGTGACCCCCAGACCCGGCGGCTCTGGGAGGAGGAAG GTTTCCATCAGATCGCCCTGAACAGGGTGGCCGTGCTGCTGCTGGCTGGTGGGCAGGGCACCCGCCTGGGGGTGACCTACCCCAAGGGCATGTATCAGGTCGGGCTGCCCAGCCAGAAGACCCTGTACCAGCTGCAGGCAGAACGGATTCGGCGGGTGGAGCAGCTGGCCGGCGAGCGCTACGGGACCCGCTGCACGGTGCCCTGGTGTGCCCGCCTGCATTCCCTCGGCCCCAGAGTGATTCCCCCTACCCCAACCTGTGTAGCCCCAGCCCTGCTCCGCACCAGGACTGGAACCCCAGCACAGCCCCAGACAgagcccagcccccacccagaGGGAGGCCTGCCATTCCCATCTGCCAGGGGGACCAGGCCCTTTGCAAGGCTGGCTCAGCCTTGCCTCCCTTGCAGGTACATCATGACCAGTGAGTTCACGCTGGGGCCCACGGCCAAGTTCTTCAAGGAGCATGACTTTTTCCACTTGGATCCCAACAACGTGATCATGTTTGAACAGCGCATGCTGCCTGCTGTGTCCTTCGATGGCAGGGCCATCCTGGAGAGGAAAGACAAGGTCGCCATGGCACCAG ATGGTAATGGGGGCCTGTACAGCGCGCTGGAGGACCACCAGATCCTAGAGGACATGGAGCGGCGAGGAGTGGAGTTCGTGCACGTGTACTGCGTGGACAACATCCTGGTGCGGCTGGCCGACCCGGTCTTCATAGGCTTCTGCGTGCTGCGGGGCGCCGACTGTGGAGCCAAG GTGGTGGAGAAGGCGTACCCTGAGGAGCCAGTGGGCGTGGTGTGCCAGGTGGACGGCGTCCCCCAGGTGGTGGAGTACAGCGAGATCAGCCCCGAGGTGGCGCAGCTGCGCGCGCCAGGTGGGGGCCTGCTGTACAACGCAGGCAACATCTGCAACCACTTTTTCACCCGAGACTTCCTCCGGACCGTCACCAG GGAGCTCGAGCCCCTGCTGCAGCCGCATGTGGCTGTGAAGAAGGTCCCCTGTGTGGACGAGCACGGACACCCAGTAAAGCCGCTCCAGCCGAACGGGATCAAGATGGAGAAGTTCGTGTTTGACGTGCTCCCGTTTGCCAA ctgccagggcccagggcatCTTGGCCAGCACGTCGGGTCTGCAGCtgtctcccccgccccccaggaaCTTCGTGGCCTTCCAAGTGCTGCGGGAGGAGGAGTTCTCCCCACTCAAGAACGCCGACTCAGCCGACAGGGACAACCCCTCCACATCCCGGCGGGCCCTGCTCGCCCAGCACTGCCGGTGGGCCCTGCGGGCAGGCGCCCGCTTCCTGGACGCACACGGGACCCGGCTCCTCGAGCAGCCCAG CCTGCCTGGCAGCACAGAGCCTCCAGCCATCTGCGAGATCTCACCCTTGGTGTCATATGCTGGAGAG GGACTGGAGGAATTGCTGCGAGGCCGAGAATTCCGGCCCCCACTCATCCTGGATGA
- the SAPCD2 gene encoding suppressor APC domain-containing protein 2 isoform X2 — MAGAAMAEPGGGPPPAPGTEGLPRAFLQSLRTLFDILDDRRRGLVHLREIESRWRGADARELPRGVLEGLRQVAPASGYLTFERFVAGLRTALPSADGDTRAPARAPARGGCSARPGGQPPPPRLVFAPADEPRTVLERKPLPLGARPPPAGPGVASRNLEKPCGLAEAAPGPAEPERPQGAALERSPSKDTGAVTCRAQELGTGDAHWGPRARGERRRHTITNGVDCALDLGPEGSPRLLGQLLPKVQEVARCLGELLAAACAARALPSSSSGPPGPVSPLAPNWQQQTILMLKEQNRLLTQEVTNKSERITQLEQEKSALIKQLFEARALSQQDAGPLDSTFM; from the exons ATGGCCGGAGCCGCCATGGCCGAGCCGGGCGGCGGGCCGCCTCCCGCGCCCGGCACGGAGGGGCTGCCGCGCGCGTTCCTGCAGAGCCTGCGCACGCTCTTCGACATCCTGGACGACCGGCGGCGCGGCCTGGTGCACCTGCGGGAGATCGAGTCCCGCTGGCGGGGCGCCGACGCGCGCGAGCTGCCCCGCGGCGTGCTCGAGGGCCTGCGCCAGGTGGCCCCAGCCAGCGGCTACTTAACCTTCGAGCGCTTCGTGGCCGGCCTGCGCACCGCGCTGCCGAGCGCCGACGGCGACACGCGGGCCCCCGCGCGAGCCCCGGCCCGGGGAGGCTGCTCGGCGCGGCCCGGGGGCCAGCCGCCGCCCCCGCGCCTGGTGTTCGCGCCGGCCGACGAGCCGCGGACCGTCCTGGAGAGGAAGCCCCTGCCCCTGGGCGCGCGCCCCCCGCCGGCTGGCCCAGGCGTCGCGAGTCGGAACCTGGAGAAGCCGTGCGGCCTGGCGGAGGCGGCGCCCGGTCCGGCGGAGCCCGAGCGGCCCCAGGGCGCGGCACTGGAGCGGAGCCCGAGCAAGGACACTG GAGCAGTGACCTGCAGGGCCCAGGAACTCGGCACGGGGGACGCCCACTGGGGGCCCCGTGCCCGAGGGGAACGGCGGAGGCACACCATCACCAACGGCGTGGACTGTGCCCTG gacctCGGGCCTGAGGGCAGCCCCCGCCTGCTGGGGCAGCTGCTGCCTAAGGTGCAGGAGGTGGCCCGGTGCCTGGGGGAGCTGCTGGCCGCAGCCTGTGCTGCCAGG GCTCTGCCCTCGTCCTCCTCGGGGCCCCCGGGGCCTGTGTCACCCTTGGCCCCCAACTGGCAGCAGCAGACCATCCTCATGCTGAAGGAGCAGAACCGGCTCCTGACCcag gaGGTGACCAACAAGAGTGAGCGGATCACACAGCTGGAGCAGGAGAAGTCTGCCCTCATCAAGCAGCTGTTTGAGGCCCGCGCCCTCAGCCAACAGGACGCCGGGCCCCTGGACTCCACCTTCATGTAG
- the SAPCD2 gene encoding suppressor APC domain-containing protein 2 isoform X1, whose amino-acid sequence MAGAAMAEPGGGPPPAPGTEGLPRAFLQSLRTLFDILDDRRRGLVHLREIESRWRGADARELPRGVLEGLRQVAPASGYLTFERFVAGLRTALPSADGDTRAPARAPARGGCSARPGGQPPPPRLVFAPADEPRTVLERKPLPLGARPPPAGPGVASRNLEKPCGLAEAAPGPAEPERPQGAALERSPSKDTGAVTCRAQELGTGDAHWGPRARGERRRHTITNGVDCALLKQMTELQQEQEALLQGLEMMARGREWCQQQLQRLQERQRHPGQSRASSDLGPEGSPRLLGQLLPKVQEVARCLGELLAAACAARALPSSSSGPPGPVSPLAPNWQQQTILMLKEQNRLLTQEVTNKSERITQLEQEKSALIKQLFEARALSQQDAGPLDSTFM is encoded by the exons ATGGCCGGAGCCGCCATGGCCGAGCCGGGCGGCGGGCCGCCTCCCGCGCCCGGCACGGAGGGGCTGCCGCGCGCGTTCCTGCAGAGCCTGCGCACGCTCTTCGACATCCTGGACGACCGGCGGCGCGGCCTGGTGCACCTGCGGGAGATCGAGTCCCGCTGGCGGGGCGCCGACGCGCGCGAGCTGCCCCGCGGCGTGCTCGAGGGCCTGCGCCAGGTGGCCCCAGCCAGCGGCTACTTAACCTTCGAGCGCTTCGTGGCCGGCCTGCGCACCGCGCTGCCGAGCGCCGACGGCGACACGCGGGCCCCCGCGCGAGCCCCGGCCCGGGGAGGCTGCTCGGCGCGGCCCGGGGGCCAGCCGCCGCCCCCGCGCCTGGTGTTCGCGCCGGCCGACGAGCCGCGGACCGTCCTGGAGAGGAAGCCCCTGCCCCTGGGCGCGCGCCCCCCGCCGGCTGGCCCAGGCGTCGCGAGTCGGAACCTGGAGAAGCCGTGCGGCCTGGCGGAGGCGGCGCCCGGTCCGGCGGAGCCCGAGCGGCCCCAGGGCGCGGCACTGGAGCGGAGCCCGAGCAAGGACACTG GAGCAGTGACCTGCAGGGCCCAGGAACTCGGCACGGGGGACGCCCACTGGGGGCCCCGTGCCCGAGGGGAACGGCGGAGGCACACCATCACCAACGGCGTGGACTGTGCCCTG CTGAAGCAGATGACGGAGCTGCAGCAGGAGCAGGAAGCTCTGCTGCAGGGCCTGGAGATGATGGCGCGGGGCCGGGAGTGGtgccagcagcagctgcagcgccTGCAGGAGCGCCAGCGCCACCCGGGCCAGAGCCGGGCCAGCTCA gacctCGGGCCTGAGGGCAGCCCCCGCCTGCTGGGGCAGCTGCTGCCTAAGGTGCAGGAGGTGGCCCGGTGCCTGGGGGAGCTGCTGGCCGCAGCCTGTGCTGCCAGG GCTCTGCCCTCGTCCTCCTCGGGGCCCCCGGGGCCTGTGTCACCCTTGGCCCCCAACTGGCAGCAGCAGACCATCCTCATGCTGAAGGAGCAGAACCGGCTCCTGACCcag gaGGTGACCAACAAGAGTGAGCGGATCACACAGCTGGAGCAGGAGAAGTCTGCCCTCATCAAGCAGCTGTTTGAGGCCCGCGCCCTCAGCCAACAGGACGCCGGGCCCCTGGACTCCACCTTCATGTAG